The DNA window acacacacacacacacacacacacacacacaccgctaTTCCCCGCACGACCCATGGGCTCACCATTGATCGCGGTGATCGGGCCCAACCCGGCATTCCAGAAGACGCTCGCCTTTGATGAGCTTCGCGTCGATGAGGTGAACCGCGCCGCAACGGTGCACAGCTACACGGGTGGCAAGGGCACCAACTTCTGCCGTGCCTCTGCGTGCTGCAAGGAAAGCCCGCACTTCTGCAGGACCACATTGCACACTTTTGTCGGTGGCAAGACAGGTGAGCGCGTGATCGACTTGCTCCATCAGGAGGGTATCGCAGTTTATCCTGTCACCGTGCCGGCGGAGACACGAACCTGCATCACCTGCCTCGACACCCAGAACAGCACAATGACGGAGCTGATCGAACCCTCGGCGGCTGTACCGGACGATGCTGCAAAGGACATGGACCGAGCACTCCTCAAGGCGCTCGAGCATGCGGGCGGCATGGCGATCATGGGCAGCTTGCCagacggcagcagccccgACCTCTACACCCGCTGGAcggagatggcggcggcggcgcagaagccTGTTCTCATCGACGCCGTCAAGGGGATCGAGGCTTCGCTGAAGGTGCCAGGCGTCCACTCGATCCTAAAGGTGAATATGAGGGAGCTGAACAAGCTCACGGGCCAGTCCACCCCGGAGAGCGCGTTCGAGTACGCTATGCAAATGTGGAcagtgcgtgtgctggccgTCACCGATGGCCCTCGCTCTGCGTACATCCAAGAGCGGGGCCAGCCTCTCCAAGTCGTTCACATACCAAAGGTGGACGGCGTGGTGAGCCCGCTCGGGGCCGGCGACACGGCGGATGCCATTTTTCTCGCCAAGTACATTCACGGCACAACCCCAGTAGAGGCGTTCCGGTTGGCCCTGGCTGCGGCCTCTGCCAACTGTCTTCAAAAGGAGGCCGGCGTCTTTGCGCAACATGAGATGAGACGTATCGCCGACGGCATCACGATCGGGTCATCGCGCCCACACAGCTCGTCCAACACACGCGCCTAGTGGTGCCCCATACAAGCTCACcccgtgcccccccccccccccccccaaaagAAAATAGGGAGAGCAAAACGCTATATACCCGCGAGGAGAGCACAGTTTGGGAAGAGGAGCAACACCCACaacgcagcgccagcgtctcCTTCTACTctagctctctctctgtctcgtGTGCTGTTCTTTGTTTCTTCTGCTAACCCATCCTGCGCACTGTATGCGCCCATCCTTCCGCCTTTGGTGGATTGGGATCCTCCCATCCTCTCGCACACCCCCTTCGCCTCGCACCGTCAACCCTCTACATGACTCACCCTGggtatgtgtatgtgtgtgggtgccgaCATGGTTACCCGAACACATCACAGGGTTAGGCAGCTTCGCGGGATGTTGCACGGTGGGACGCTCCTTCTAGCGCCGAGCCTGTCATCCAGCTACCCttcacacatgcacacagtGGACCGGCACGGTAGAGGGCGAGGAATCGTGCAAAGAAAGGGCATGCATGCGtccccttctctgccttcCCATGCTTCGATTCCTTCCTGTGCTGCCTCTTTTCGACTTACCTCAGGTACGCCCCGTTCCACAcccacacctacacacacctcctcttccttcgctGACTCCGCatctcttgctctcttccCACTACTTCCTAAACACGCGGCCAACTCATTGCTTGTCGCCCACGCATTCACTCGTCTCCCAACCCAAACGCACCCGCGCACCCACGCGCAAGAATCTGCGATCCGCCCCGCACGCCTCGCTCCCTTTcttgcctcctcttcccccacccctcctcccttcacATATCAATCATGGCCAAGGGCAAGCGCTCCACTGATGCCAAGGGCAGCCAGAGGCGCcagaagaaggtgctgcgcgacaacATCCGCGGCATCACTCGCGGCTGCGTCCGCCGCatggcgcgccgcggcggcgtgaaGCGCATCTCGAGCGAGGTGTACGAagaggtgcgccgcgtgctgaAGGCCTACGTGGAGGACattgtgcgctgcagcacggcctaCACCGAGTACGCACGCAAGAAGACCGTGACGGCGTGCGATGTTGTGAccgcgctgcgcaagcaAGGCCACATCCTGTACGGCTACGCGTAAATGCTCGCAGAGCCGCTGCACACTCATAGATACACCTTCTTTGTTCATGCCGTCGTTTCGGTGGTTTTCTTGGTTTTCgacttcccctccccccactaTGGCTTTTCATTCGTCTCGTGCTGACACCCTTCCCTACTCATCGCTGTTTGCGGAAGGCAG is part of the Leishmania major strain Friedlin complete genome, chromosome 25 genome and encodes:
- a CDS encoding histone H4; its protein translation is MAKGKRSTDAKGSQRRQKKVLRDNIRGITRGCVRRMARRGGVKRISSEVYEEVRRVLKAYVEDIVRCSTAYTEYARKKTVTACDVVTALRKQGHILYGYA
- a CDS encoding tagatose-6-phosphate kinase-like protein, which encodes MGSPLIAVIGPNPAFQKTLAFDELRVDEVNRAATVHSYTGGKGTNFCRASACCKESPHFCRTTLHTFVGGKTGERVIDLLHQEGIAVYPVTVPAETRTCITCLDTQNSTMTELIEPSAAVPDDAAKDMDRALLKALEHAGGMAIMGSLPDGSSPDLYTRWTEMAAAAQKPVLIDAVKGIEASLKVPGVHSILKVNMRELNKLTGQSTPESAFEYAMQMWTVRVLAVTDGPRSAYIQERGQPLQVVHIPKVDGVVSPLGAGDTADAIFLAKYIHGTTPVEAFRLALAAASANCLQKEAGVFAQHEMRRIADGITIGSSRPHSSSNTRA